From the Montipora capricornis isolate CH-2021 chromosome 2, ASM3666992v2, whole genome shotgun sequence genome, one window contains:
- the LOC138038799 gene encoding uncharacterized protein isoform X9 translates to MFLADEAVGRSYSESNMGIIKGIVSLYRTGKENHIERQPQAYSCGRITKESLIGVSQQSLKNMILRNILWVVCLNLGSSKPEIPKKPVTGVFGAKNGRIKHSRAKPRRWVTREQNHQY, encoded by the exons ATGTTTTTAGCTGACGAAGCAGTTGGCCGCTCATATTCAGAGTCGAACATGGGTATCATAAAAGGAATTGTGAGTTTGTATCGCACGGGCAAAGAAAACCACATTGAGCGGCAGCCTCAAGCATATTCATGTGGCAGGATAACAAAGGAGTCTCTCATAGGAGTTAGCCAG cAGAGCTTAAAGAATATGATCCTAAGGAACATACTCTGGGTTGTGTGTCTGAATTTAGGTTCTTCCAAACCAG AAATCCCTAAGAAGCCAGTGACGGGTGTCTTTGGAGCTAAAAACGGAAGAATAAAG CACTCTCGCGCCAAGCCAAGAAGATGGGTGACAAGAGAACA GAACCATCAGTATTGA
- the LOC138038799 gene encoding uncharacterized protein isoform X3: protein MFLADEAVGRSYSESNMGIIKGIVSLYRTGKENHIERQPQAYSCGRITKESLIGVSQQSLKNMILRNILWVVCLNLGSSKPEIPKKPVTGVFGAKNGRIKVELSFNAKVSSVLVVNARALGDKELDCTVKLTNHQY from the exons ATGTTTTTAGCTGACGAAGCAGTTGGCCGCTCATATTCAGAGTCGAACATGGGTATCATAAAAGGAATTGTGAGTTTGTATCGCACGGGCAAAGAAAACCACATTGAGCGGCAGCCTCAAGCATATTCATGTGGCAGGATAACAAAGGAGTCTCTCATAGGAGTTAGCCAG cAGAGCTTAAAGAATATGATCCTAAGGAACATACTCTGGGTTGTGTGTCTGAATTTAGGTTCTTCCAAACCAG AAATCCCTAAGAAGCCAGTGACGGGTGTCTTTGGAGCTAAAAACGGAAGAATAAAGGTGGAGCTTAGTTTTAATGCAAAAGTGTCAAGCGTCCTTGTTGTGAACGCTCGAGCTCTTGGAGACAAAGAATTGGATTGCACAGTGAAACTGAC GAACCATCAGTATTGA
- the LOC138038806 gene encoding histone H2B, gonadal, whose protein sequence is MAPKVAGKKGEKKAGKAKAATGDKKRRKTRKESYAIYIYKVLKQVHPDTGISSKAMGIMNSFVNDIFERIAGEASRLAHYNKKSTISSREIQTAIRLLLPGELAKHAVSEGTKAVTKYTSSK, encoded by the coding sequence ATGGCACCGAAAGTTGCAGGAAAGAAAGGCGAGAAGAAAGCTGGTAAGGCTAAGGCCGCCACTGGTGACAAGAAAAGGCGAAAGACGAGAAAGGAAAGCTATGCAATCTACATCTACAAGGTGTTGAAACAAGTTCACCCTGACACTGGTATCTCCAGCAAAGCCATGGGCATCATGAACTCGTTCGTCAACGACATCTTCGAGCGCATCGCTGGCGAAGCTTCCCGCCTGGCTCACTACAACAAGAAGTCAACTATCAGCTCTCGCGAGATCCAGACCGCCATCAGGCTGCTTTTGCCCGGTGAACTGGCGAAACACGCTGTTAGTGAAGGAACCAAAGCTGTCACCAAGTACACAAGCAGCAAGTAA
- the LOC138038803 gene encoding histone H3 has protein sequence MARTKQTARKSTGGKAPRKQLATKAARKSAPATGGVKKPHRYRPGTVALREIRRYQKSTELLIRKLPFQRLVREIAQDFKTDLRFQSSAVMALQEASEAYLVGLFEDTNLCAIHAKRVTIMPKDIQLARRIRGERA, from the coding sequence ATGGCTCGTACCAAGCAAACTGCACGTAAATCCACTGGTGGAAAAGCTCCACGCAAACAACTCGCAACCAAAGCGGCTCGCAAGAGCGCCCCCGCAACTGGAGGAGTCAAAAAACCTCATCGTTACAGGCCTGGAACAGTCGCTCTTCGTGAGATCCGTCGCTACCAGAAATCCACCGAGCTGTTGATCCGCAAGCTGCCATTCCAGCGTCTTGTGCGTGAAATCGCTCAGGATTTCAAGACCGATCTACGTTTCCAGAGCTCTGCTGTGATGGCTCTTCAAGAGGCCAGCGAAGCTTACCTTGTGGGTCTCTTTGAAGACACCAACTTGTGCGCCATCCACGCCAAGCGCGTCACCATCATGCCCAAGGATATTCAGCTGGCCCGTAGAATCCGTGGAGAGAGAGCATAA
- the LOC138038794 gene encoding histone H1-delta-like, translating into MSDPAPAPKSPKKKVAPKPKKPADHPPYLDMIKAAISALKERGGSSRQAIEKYIKSNYKVGEVGSHLKMALKRGAASGKLLHTKGVGASGSFKLPKVEKKEKKPKKPAAKKPVAKAKKPAAKKPAAKKAKKSPKKPAAKKPAAKKAAAKKPAAKKAAAKKPAAKKAAAKKPAAKKVAKKPVKKPAAKKPAAKKSSKK; encoded by the coding sequence ATGTCTGATCCAGCACCAGCACCAAAGTCCCCCAAAAAGAAGGTGGCTCCAAAGCCCAAAAAACCTGCTGATCATCCGCCATACTTGGATATGATCAAGGCTGCCATTTCAGCTCTGAAAGAGCGAGGTGGTTCTTCGCGCCAAGCCATCGAGAAATACATCAAGAGCAACTACAAGGTTGGAGAAGTCGGCTCACACCTTAAGATGGCTTTGAAGAGAGGTGCTGCTAGCGGGAAACTTCTGCACACAAAAGGTGTTGGCGCTTCGGGCTCCTTCAAGTTGCCCAAGGtagagaagaaggagaagaaaccAAAGAAGCCAGCTGCAAAGAAACCAGTCGCCAAAGCCAAGAAGCCTGCCGCAAAGAAGCCCGCCgcgaagaaagcaaagaaatctcCGAAAAAACCCGCCGCTAAAAAGCCTGCAGCGAAGAAAGCCGCAGCCAAAAAGCCAGCAGCCAAGAAAGCCGCAGCCAAGAAGCCTGCTGCCAAGAAAGCCGCAGCCAAGAAGCCTGCTGCAAAGAAAGTGGCCAAAAAACCAGTGAAGAAACCCGCGGCTAAGAAGCCTGCCGCTAAAAAGTCATCTAAGAAGTGA
- the LOC138038799 gene encoding uncharacterized protein isoform X4 has translation MFLADEAVGRSYSESNMGIIKGIVSLYRTGKENHIERQPQAYSCGRITKESLIGVSQSLKNMILRNILWVVCLNLGSSKPEIPKKPVTGVFGAKNGRIKVELSFNAKVSSVLVVNARALGDKELDCTVKLTNHQY, from the exons ATGTTTTTAGCTGACGAAGCAGTTGGCCGCTCATATTCAGAGTCGAACATGGGTATCATAAAAGGAATTGTGAGTTTGTATCGCACGGGCAAAGAAAACCACATTGAGCGGCAGCCTCAAGCATATTCATGTGGCAGGATAACAAAGGAGTCTCTCATAGGAGTTAGCCAG AGCTTAAAGAATATGATCCTAAGGAACATACTCTGGGTTGTGTGTCTGAATTTAGGTTCTTCCAAACCAG AAATCCCTAAGAAGCCAGTGACGGGTGTCTTTGGAGCTAAAAACGGAAGAATAAAGGTGGAGCTTAGTTTTAATGCAAAAGTGTCAAGCGTCCTTGTTGTGAACGCTCGAGCTCTTGGAGACAAAGAATTGGATTGCACAGTGAAACTGAC GAACCATCAGTATTGA
- the LOC138038799 gene encoding uncharacterized protein isoform X11, which yields MFLADEAVGRSYSESNMGIIKGIVSLYRTGKENHIERQPQAYSCGRITKESLIGVSQQSLKNMILRNILWVVCLNLGSSKPGTISIEADRHEHCER from the exons ATGTTTTTAGCTGACGAAGCAGTTGGCCGCTCATATTCAGAGTCGAACATGGGTATCATAAAAGGAATTGTGAGTTTGTATCGCACGGGCAAAGAAAACCACATTGAGCGGCAGCCTCAAGCATATTCATGTGGCAGGATAACAAAGGAGTCTCTCATAGGAGTTAGCCAG cAGAGCTTAAAGAATATGATCCTAAGGAACATACTCTGGGTTGTGTGTCTGAATTTAGGTTCTTCCAAACCAG GAACCATCAGTATTGAAGCTGACCGTCATGAACATTGTGAAAGGTGA
- the LOC138038799 gene encoding uncharacterized protein isoform X8, translating into MFLADEAVGRSYSESNMGIIKGIVSLYRTGKENHIERQPQAYSCGRITKESLIGVSQQSLKNMILRNILWVVCLNLGSSKPEIPKKPVTGVFGAKNGRIKEPSVLKLTVMNIVKGERI; encoded by the exons ATGTTTTTAGCTGACGAAGCAGTTGGCCGCTCATATTCAGAGTCGAACATGGGTATCATAAAAGGAATTGTGAGTTTGTATCGCACGGGCAAAGAAAACCACATTGAGCGGCAGCCTCAAGCATATTCATGTGGCAGGATAACAAAGGAGTCTCTCATAGGAGTTAGCCAG cAGAGCTTAAAGAATATGATCCTAAGGAACATACTCTGGGTTGTGTGTCTGAATTTAGGTTCTTCCAAACCAG AAATCCCTAAGAAGCCAGTGACGGGTGTCTTTGGAGCTAAAAACGGAAGAATAAAG GAACCATCAGTATTGAAGCTGACCGTCATGAACATTGTGAAAGGTGAAAGGATATAG
- the LOC138038795 gene encoding histone H1-delta-like translates to MSDPAPAAKSPKKKVAPKPKKPADHPPYLDMIKAAISALKERGGSSRQAIEKYIKSNYKVGEVGSHLKMALKRGAASGKLLHTKGVGASGSFKLPKVEKKEKKPKKPAAKKPVAKAKKPAAKKPAAKKAKKSPKKPAAKKPAAKKAAAKKPAAKKAAAKKPAAKKAAAKKPAAKKVAKKPVKKPAAKKPAAKKSSKK, encoded by the coding sequence ATGTCTGATCCAGCACCAGCAGCAAAGTCCCCCAAAAAGAAGGTGGCTCCAAAGCCCAAAAAACCTGCTGATCATCCGCCATACTTGGATATGATCAAGGCTGCCATTTCAGCTCTGAAAGAGCGAGGTGGTTCTTCGCGCCAAGCCATCGAGAAATACATCAAGAGCAACTACAAGGTTGGAGAAGTCGGCTCACACCTTAAGATGGCTTTGAAGAGAGGTGCTGCTAGCGGGAAACTTCTGCACACAAAAGGTGTTGGCGCTTCGGGCTCCTTCAAGTTGCCCAAGGtagagaagaaggagaagaaaccAAAGAAGCCAGCTGCAAAGAAACCAGTCGCCAAAGCCAAGAAGCCTGCCGCAAAGAAGCCCGCCgcgaagaaagcaaagaaatctcCGAAAAAACCCGCCGCTAAAAAGCCTGCAGCGAAGAAAGCCGCAGCCAAAAAGCCAGCAGCCAAGAAAGCCGCAGCCAAGAAGCCTGCTGCCAAGAAAGCCGCAGCCAAGAAGCCTGCTGCAAAGAAAGTGGCCAAAAAACCAGTGAAGAAACCCGCGGCTAAGAAGCCTGCCGCTAAAAAGTCATCTAAGAAGTGA